Below is a window of Herminiimonas arsenicoxydans DNA.
GTATTATTTGGAATAGCGGTAGTTAAATTCTTTATCGGAACACCTTGCTTTAAAACGACAAAGTTGCAGTCAGCAACCGCCCGTTTTTTAGTGGGAAGCAAACTCAGAATGCGTGTCATGAAGTGCGCAGCTGATGCAGGAGACGGACAAAAAAGGGCTATTCCGCCCACACAAAGGAGACAGCAGCATGAAAAAAAATCTTATTCAGCCGATGAAAGCCGGACTCTTCCTCACCTCGATGTGCGTGGCTTTGAGCGCGGCAGCCTGGGAGCCCAGCAAACCGGTGGAACTGGTCGTGCCATTCAGCGCAGGCGGTGCATCCGATCAGATGGCACGTTCGATCCAGGGCATCATCACCAAGCACAATCTGATGAAGCAGCCGATCATCGTGACCAACAAGGCGGGCGCAAGCGGCGCGGAAGGTTTGCTGGATATGAAAGCTTCACCGGGTGATCCGAACAAGATCATCGTTTCATCGTCATCGATTTACACCACACCGCTGGCGACTAATCTCCCCTTCAACTGGCGTGACCTGACACCGATCGCCGTGATTGCGCAAGATGCCTTCGTCTTCTGGACCAACACCGAAGCCGGTTACAAAACCCCGACTGACTATCTGGCTGCCGTCAAGCAAAAACCGGACACCTTCAAGATGGGCGGCACCAGCTCCAAACGTGAAGATCACATG
It encodes the following:
- a CDS encoding Hypothetical protein (Evidence 5 : No homology to any previously reported sequences), coding for MTRILSLLPTKKRAVADCNFVVLKQGVPIKNLTTAIPNNTFRILNTIYILKKMSIIRAYKMIGILNNRPAPYSQ
- a CDS encoding Conserved hypothetical protein (Evidence 4 : Homologs of previously reported genes of unknown function) — its product is MKKNLIQPMKAGLFLTSMCVALSAAAWEPSKPVELVVPFSAGGASDQMARSIQGIITKHNLMKQPIIVTNKAGASGAEGLLDMKASPGDPNKIIVSSSSIYTTPLATNLPFNWRDLTPIAVIAQDAFVFWTNTEAGYKTPTDYLAAVKQKPDTFKMGGTSSKREDHMITMMIEKKTGTKFLYIPYKGGGEAATQLSGKHIDSNTNNPSESVSQWRAGQHQALCAFSNKRIAYTAKVTATQAWSDIPTCKEKGLDVSYEMIRIFMMPGGVKPEQAQFYVDLLKKVTETPEWKAYLEKNALQADFMSGTTLTTFLAKDEQLHREIMKDAGFLIAK